One segment of Theobroma cacao cultivar B97-61/B2 chromosome 9, Criollo_cocoa_genome_V2, whole genome shotgun sequence DNA contains the following:
- the LOC18589658 gene encoding metal tolerance protein 4 has product MEGELGSGDKTALLMKSGSWKRGRFYRRNSVNSLRNEFVSRLPDKVRSGVDAESPFRIDVSKTGGLTRGEKEYYEKQFETLKSFEEADALDASSQSVDGEYDEDKEQAQHETAMKISNYANIILLAFKLYATIKSGSIAIAASTLDSLLDLMAGGILWFTHLSMKNINIYNYPIGKLRVQPVGIIIFAAVMATLGFQVLVQAVEQLIKDTPSEKMSSSQLVWLYTIMLSASVVKLALWIYCKSSSNKIVRAYAKDHYFDVVTNLVGLLSAILGDKFYWWIDPAGAIALAIYTISNWSGTVMENAVSLVGQSAPPEFLQKLTYLVLRHPQVKRIDTVRAYTFGVLYFVEVDIELPEDCPLKEAHAIGETLQIKIEKLPEVERAFVHLDFECAHKPEHSVLNRLPNSQP; this is encoded by the exons ATGGAGGGTGAATTGGGTTCGGGTGACAAGACGGCGTTGCTGATGAAGAGTGGGAGCTGGAAACGTGGGCGGTTCTATAGGCGTAACTCGGTCAACTCACTGAGGAATGAGTTTGTCTCGAGGTTGCCTGACAAGGTTCGCTCTGGTGTGGATGCTGAGTCCCCGTTTCGCATTGATGTCTCCAAAACCGGAGGCTTAACTCGag gTGAAAAGGAGTACTATGAAAAACAATTTGAGACCTTGAAATCCTTTGAAGAAGCTGATGCTTTGGATGCATCCTCTCAGAGTGTGGATGGGGAATATGATGAAGACAAAGAGCAAGCCCAACATGAAACAGCCATGAAGATTTCTAATTATGCAAATATTATCTTACTGGCATTTAAG CTCTATGCTACAATAAAGAGTGGATCAATAGCCATTGCAGCATCAACATTAGATTCTTTACTTGATCTCATGGCTGGCGGCATACTTTGGTTCACTCACTTGTCaatgaaaaacataaacatCTACAACTATCCAATTGGAAAATTGAGGGTGCAGCCTGTAGGCATAATCATCTTTGCTGCAGTGATGGCTACTCTGG GCTTTCAAGTGTTGGTCCAGGCTGTGGAGCAGCTAATAAAAGATACACCTTCAGAAAAAATGTCCTCAAGTCAATTAGTGTGGTTGTACACCATCATGTTGTCTGCTTCTGTGGTAAAACTTGCCCTCTGGATTTACTGCAAAAGCTCATCCAACAAGATTGTTCGGGCTTATGCAAAG GATCACTATTTCGATGTGGTAACAAATTTAGTAGGATTACTTTCAGCTATTCTAGGTGATAAATTTTACTGGTGGATTGATCCGGCTGGTGCTATTGCCCTTGCAATTTACACGATATCAAATTGGTCAGGAACTGTTATGGAAAATGCAG TTTCTCTAGTGGGACAATCGGCTCCTCCTGAATTCCTACAAAAGTTGACATATCTTGTCCTCAGACACCCTCAAGTCAAGCGTATTGACACAGTCCGAGCTTACACATTCGGTGTTCTTTATTTTGTAGAG GTTGACATTGAACTCCCTGAGGATTGTCCTTTAAAAGAAGCTCACGCAATAGGAGAGACCTTGCAGATAAAGATCGAGAAACTTCCAGAAGTTGAGCGGGCATTTGTTCATCTTGACTTCGAATGTGCACACAAACCAGAGCACTCTGTTCTTAACAGGCTACCCAACAGTCAGCCTTGA